In Crinalium epipsammum PCC 9333, the following are encoded in one genomic region:
- a CDS encoding methyltransferase domain-containing protein has protein sequence MKIKKYLPWWIKIAAKIVLARLPIEYGIWKKLHFFEHGSMDNPNYAYNVFNSHFERTKFEPGFVSLELGPGDSLLSAIVSKSFGGSASYLVDAGEFAVKNIQPYMIMADFLNKQKLDVPNIKLAQSLEEILKICNSNYGVSGLSFLKEIPAQSVDFIWSHAVLEHIKKEEFLDTFIELRRILKNNGVCSHKIDLKDHLGGDLNNLRFSEPVWESNFMAKSGFYTNRLRYSEMLEVFSKAGFDVEVVEVKRWDKLPTPREKFSRKFTELSEEELRISEFSVILRPSHK, from the coding sequence ATGAAAATAAAAAAATACCTACCTTGGTGGATTAAGATTGCAGCTAAAATAGTTTTAGCTCGCTTACCCATAGAATACGGAATTTGGAAAAAACTACATTTTTTTGAGCATGGCTCTATGGATAACCCAAATTATGCCTATAATGTTTTTAATAGTCATTTTGAGCGTACTAAATTTGAACCTGGATTCGTGAGTTTAGAGCTTGGTCCTGGAGATTCCCTTTTATCTGCGATTGTCAGCAAGAGCTTCGGCGGTTCTGCTTCTTACCTAGTTGACGCGGGAGAATTTGCCGTTAAAAACATCCAGCCATATATGATCATGGCGGATTTTCTTAATAAACAAAAATTAGATGTTCCAAATATTAAATTAGCACAATCCTTAGAAGAAATTCTAAAGATTTGTAATTCTAATTATGGGGTATCAGGATTGAGTTTTTTGAAAGAGATTCCTGCTCAATCTGTTGATTTTATTTGGTCACACGCTGTCCTAGAACACATCAAAAAAGAAGAGTTTTTAGATACATTCATAGAACTACGGAGAATATTAAAAAATAATGGAGTCTGTTCTCATAAAATTGATTTGAAAGATCATCTGGGGGGGGATCTGAATAATTTGAGATTTTCTGAACCCGTTTGGGAATCAAATTTTATGGCTAAATCTGGTTTTTATACAAATCGGCTTCGCTACTCGGAGATGTTAGAAGTATTTAGTAAAGCTGGTTTTGATGTTGAAGTAGTAGAAGTAAAACGTTGGGATAAATTACCGACTCCCAGGGAAAAATTTTCTAGAAAATTTACAGAACTTAGTGAAGAGGAGCTTCGGATATCTGAATTTTCTGTAATCTTGAGACCGAGCCATAAATAA
- a CDS encoding MraY family glycosyltransferase has protein sequence MDLLLSLVSFIISLLTVALIKQRFSRHLLDTPNERSSHTQPTPRGGGLGFIIAFAVTSAIYTYVVSLFTPVADKLQLIPLLPLWLVYIPLIAVGIFDDRGGVSAIIRYLVQLFAAILAVTAFGSFPWPWLSQLGEFGSILSSLLTIISITALINFYNFMDGLDGLVAGVTTVQLGLLALLLNQPILWLLVAALLGFLWWNWSPAKIFMGDAGSTFLGASVAMALLNYGKEPVPALYALAISLPMIGDAVYTLARRLYHRENIFQAHRTHLYQRLQQSGWSHALVATTYICITLMVDSSISIWGTYAAMISVLVIATLIILGELYLQSRSEA, from the coding sequence ATGGATCTCCTACTTTCCCTTGTAAGCTTTATAATTAGTCTCCTTACTGTTGCCCTAATTAAGCAACGCTTCAGCCGACACCTGCTCGATACTCCCAATGAACGTAGTTCGCACACGCAACCTACACCAAGAGGGGGGGGGCTAGGTTTTATTATTGCTTTTGCAGTTACCAGCGCCATCTACACTTATGTAGTTTCGCTGTTTACGCCCGTCGCCGATAAGCTACAATTAATACCTTTGCTACCTTTGTGGCTGGTCTATATACCATTAATAGCGGTAGGCATTTTTGATGACCGTGGTGGCGTATCTGCTATTATTCGTTATCTAGTACAACTATTTGCTGCTATTCTTGCTGTCACAGCCTTTGGAAGCTTTCCCTGGCCTTGGTTGAGCCAATTAGGCGAATTTGGTAGTATTTTGTCGAGCTTGCTAACTATTATTAGTATTACGGCCTTAATCAACTTTTACAACTTTATGGACGGATTGGATGGTTTAGTAGCTGGTGTTACTACTGTTCAGTTAGGTTTATTAGCCCTATTGTTAAATCAACCTATTTTGTGGCTGCTCGTTGCCGCTTTACTAGGTTTTCTCTGGTGGAATTGGTCTCCTGCTAAAATTTTTATGGGAGATGCTGGAAGTACTTTTTTGGGTGCTTCTGTAGCTATGGCTCTCCTAAATTATGGCAAGGAGCCTGTACCTGCTCTATACGCTTTGGCGATATCTCTACCGATGATTGGCGATGCTGTTTATACGCTGGCTCGTCGCTTGTATCACCGTGAAAATATCTTCCAAGCTCATCGAACTCATCTTTATCAACGCTTACAACAATCTGGGTGGTCGCATGCTTTAGTAGCCACTACATATATTTGTATTACACTAATGGTTGATAGTAGCATTAGTATCTGGGGTACATATGCAGCTATGATCAGCGTACTGGTGATAGCTACTCTAATTATTTTAGGAGAGTTGTACTTGCAATCCCGTTCCGAGGCTTAA